One window from the genome of Desulfovibrio legallii encodes:
- the thiD gene encoding bifunctional hydroxymethylpyrimidine kinase/phosphomethylpyrimidine kinase, giving the protein MLTPPNILTIAGSDSGGGAGIQADLKTIMALGGYGMSVITALTAQNGCGVAGIHAPDPEFAVLQLKTVLEGFPVAAAKTGMLFSAPIIRALGLALRNRAFPLVVDPVSVSQSGSRLLQEDAVTALVEEMLPGCDLLTPNRPEAEMLTGLRIKNLDDAAKAGEKLLTMGPKAVLIKGGHMESSVMVTDCLCLPGEPPKRLPQAKVETANNHGTGCTLSAAIATGLGKGLPLQAAVARAQEFLNLALRKSYAPGKGCGPVNHAAGLRPA; this is encoded by the coding sequence ATGCTTACCCCGCCCAACATCCTGACCATCGCGGGCTCCGATTCCGGCGGCGGCGCCGGCATCCAGGCGGATCTGAAAACCATCATGGCCCTCGGCGGCTACGGCATGAGCGTCATCACCGCGCTCACGGCCCAGAACGGCTGCGGCGTCGCGGGCATCCACGCCCCGGATCCGGAATTTGCGGTTCTGCAGCTCAAGACCGTGCTGGAGGGTTTTCCCGTAGCCGCGGCCAAGACGGGCATGCTCTTTTCCGCGCCCATCATCCGCGCCCTGGGACTGGCGCTGCGCAACCGCGCCTTCCCCCTGGTGGTGGACCCGGTCAGCGTAAGCCAGAGCGGCAGCCGCCTCTTGCAGGAAGACGCCGTAACCGCCCTGGTGGAAGAAATGCTCCCCGGCTGCGATCTGCTCACCCCCAACCGGCCCGAAGCCGAAATGCTCACGGGGCTGCGCATCAAAAATCTGGACGACGCCGCCAAAGCCGGAGAAAAACTCCTGACCATGGGGCCCAAGGCCGTGCTCATCAAGGGCGGCCATATGGAAAGCAGCGTGATGGTCACAGATTGCCTCTGCCTGCCCGGCGAGCCCCCCAAACGTCTGCCCCAGGCCAAGGTGGAGACCGCCAACAACCACGGCACGGGCTGCACGCTCTCTGCCGCCATCGCCACGGGCCTGGGCAAGGGCCTGCCCCTGCAGGCGGCCGTGGCCCGCGCGCAGGAATTTCTCAACCTCGCCCTGCGCAAAAGTTACGCCCCTGGCAAAGGCTGCGGACCGGTCAACCACGCGGCGGGGCTGCGCCCGGCATAG
- a CDS encoding flagellar export protein FliJ: protein MQKVLEYREQLEEEARVQLAQQELRLRRIREEQARCDAALRAAEARLCDPACMDTAERWLQEQYAKGLRADAANLDRQARMQETLTDEARRLLAARAVDKKLLEKLRQRQQRQYAREEYLKEQRVNDETATLRYKAPTL from the coding sequence ATGCAAAAAGTGCTCGAATACCGTGAGCAACTGGAAGAAGAGGCCCGCGTGCAGCTGGCCCAGCAGGAGCTTCGCCTGCGCCGGATCCGGGAAGAGCAGGCGCGCTGCGACGCCGCCCTCAGGGCCGCCGAGGCCCGCCTCTGCGACCCGGCCTGCATGGACACGGCGGAACGCTGGCTGCAGGAGCAGTACGCCAAGGGTCTGCGCGCCGACGCGGCCAACCTGGACCGCCAGGCGCGCATGCAGGAAACGCTGACGGACGAGGCCCGTCGCCTGCTGGCCGCCCGCGCTGTGGACAAAAAGCTGCTGGAAAAACTCCGCCAACGGCAGCAACGGCAGTACGCCCGTGAGGAATACCTGAAGGAGCAGCGCGTCAATGACGAAACAGCCACCCTACGCTACAAAGCGCCCACTCTCTAG
- a CDS encoding MotE family protein, which translates to MTKQPPYATKRPLSRLFRWLAALCCFKLVVLGALLLDIPLPELFPAATTPQKAAPASARAPGAVNTAANDVAVTAVSAPVAQAPRENENPLQPQAQRAAAAPAATAAPPQGAAAARLAAAAKPGAPLPHALSDADLPAPRPTPPPTAHPAPEGSAALAHPALPDPLPAPSVAPGTVPPQPAPLLAAAPAPAPAADGWLDALGLTRLPIPGLGSVRAAQAAALDMPVPQTPATGATSPFTPAAQTAPLSLPGAPAIPADIPRGQSADGSPLPPRGSADVPPLPQPSSSTGLAPAPAPAVRPAPAPTDPNIKAQELARQQQDILTLRRQMDQRLKDLQSAEKKVQDMIREARGLEDEKIRKLVLTYGQMKPKAAAKALETMDERVAVRILSGMTPKQSGEILTYMNPKQTAKLTELITRMRLPE; encoded by the coding sequence ATGACGAAACAGCCACCCTACGCTACAAAGCGCCCACTCTCTAGACTGTTCCGCTGGCTGGCGGCGCTGTGCTGCTTCAAACTGGTGGTGCTGGGCGCGCTGCTGCTGGATATTCCCCTGCCGGAGCTTTTTCCTGCGGCAACAACGCCGCAAAAGGCCGCGCCCGCGTCGGCCCGCGCCCCCGGTGCCGTCAATACCGCCGCCAATGACGTTGCCGTGACCGCAGTTTCGGCCCCTGTGGCCCAGGCCCCGCGGGAGAACGAAAATCCATTGCAACCCCAGGCGCAAAGGGCGGCAGCGGCTCCTGCCGCCACGGCAGCTCCGCCCCAGGGCGCGGCCGCCGCGCGCCTGGCGGCCGCAGCCAAGCCCGGCGCGCCCTTGCCGCACGCTTTGTCCGATGCGGATCTGCCCGCGCCCCGGCCCACGCCGCCGCCCACGGCCCATCCCGCCCCTGAAGGAAGCGCCGCCCTTGCGCACCCTGCCCTGCCCGATCCTTTGCCCGCGCCCAGCGTGGCTCCGGGCACGGTTCCGCCCCAACCCGCTCCCCTGCTGGCCGCAGCCCCCGCCCCCGCCCCGGCGGCGGACGGCTGGCTGGACGCTCTGGGCCTGACCCGACTGCCCATCCCCGGCCTGGGCAGCGTGCGGGCCGCCCAGGCAGCCGCCCTGGACATGCCCGTGCCGCAGACCCCGGCCACCGGCGCAACGTCCCCCTTTACCCCGGCGGCGCAGACCGCGCCCCTGAGCCTGCCCGGCGCGCCCGCCATTCCGGCCGACATCCCCCGGGGCCAGAGCGCCGACGGCAGCCCCTTGCCGCCGCGCGGCAGCGCAGACGTGCCGCCCTTGCCGCAACCTTCGTCCTCCACGGGGCTTGCGCCCGCGCCCGCGCCCGCCGTGCGCCCCGCGCCCGCGCCCACGGACCCCAACATCAAAGCGCAGGAACTGGCCCGCCAGCAGCAGGACATCCTTACCCTGCGACGGCAGATGGACCAGCGCCTCAAAGACCTGCAAAGCGCCGAAAAAAAGGTCCAGGACATGATCCGCGAGGCCCGGGGACTGGAAGACGAAAAAATCCGCAAGCTGGTGCTCACCTACGGCCAGATGAAGCCCAAGGCCGCGGCCAAGGCCCTGGAAACCATGGACGAACGGGTGGCCGTGCGCATCCTTTCGGGCATGACGCCCAAACAATCAGGTGAAATTCTTACCTATATGAATCCCAAGCAGACGGCCAAACTCACGGAGCTCATCACCCGCATGAGGCTGCCTGAATAA
- the truA gene encoding tRNA pseudouridine(38-40) synthase TruA, with amino-acid sequence MRLKLLLAYVGTRYSGWQIQEKADPPPTIQGALEAALRRITGLAVRVHGAGRTDAGVHAHGQTAHCDVPEDRAPRDWRHSCNAVLPRDIRVLAAAPAAPDFHARKDALHKTYVYQFWQERAFTPPSLIPFVWSCGPLDAAAMRAALPHLLGAHDFAALRNAGTDVEGTVRTVLDARLEAAPPCPWYPAHKPMLLFRVTADGFLKQMVRNMAGLLAACGQGRLDPARVPALLAAHDRRAVPSVTAPAAGLALARVTYKTESFY; translated from the coding sequence ATGCGCCTCAAACTGCTGCTGGCCTATGTGGGCACACGCTACAGCGGGTGGCAGATCCAGGAAAAAGCCGACCCGCCGCCCACCATTCAGGGCGCGCTGGAGGCCGCCTTGCGCCGCATCACGGGCCTGGCCGTGCGCGTGCACGGGGCGGGCCGCACGGATGCGGGCGTGCACGCCCACGGCCAGACGGCCCACTGCGACGTGCCGGAAGACCGCGCCCCGCGCGACTGGCGGCACAGCTGCAACGCCGTGCTGCCCAGGGACATCCGCGTGCTGGCCGCCGCGCCCGCCGCGCCGGATTTCCACGCCCGCAAGGACGCCCTGCACAAAACCTACGTCTACCAGTTCTGGCAGGAGCGCGCCTTTACCCCGCCTTCCCTGATTCCTTTTGTCTGGAGCTGCGGCCCCCTTGACGCGGCGGCCATGCGCGCGGCCCTGCCCCACCTGCTGGGCGCGCATGACTTTGCCGCCCTGCGCAACGCGGGCACGGATGTGGAAGGCACAGTGCGCACAGTGCTGGACGCCCGGCTGGAGGCCGCCCCACCCTGCCCCTGGTACCCGGCGCACAAGCCCATGCTGCTCTTCCGCGTTACGGCCGACGGCTTTCTGAAGCAGATGGTGCGCAACATGGCGGGCCTGCTGGCCGCCTGCGGCCAGGGCAGGCTGGACCCCGCGCGCGTCCCGGCGCTGCTGGCCGCGCACGACCGCCGGGCCGTGCCCTCGGTCACAGCCCCCGCCGCGGGCCTTGCTCTGGCGCGGGTGACGTATAAAACAGAATCTTTTTACTGA
- a CDS encoding lysylphosphatidylglycerol synthetase family protein — protein sequence MKKYLRYLGPVLVTAIFLLAVYLLYHKLKSYSMAEIRASINQISTARIGASLLLMAVNYIILVGYDWLALKAIHKTLPLPRVALVSFVGQAVSYNFGALLGGTSVRFRFYSAWGFSLAEIVRLVLMLAVTFWVGVLGLCGVIFMLAPPVIPGELLAKMPLQDIRILGVGLTLIACSYLVLCCVVRKPVHIFGKEFVFPAPRIAFAQALVAWVDIIAAAACMYVLLPGQMGISFLDFLPSYLLAQVAVVLTHIPGGVGVFELVILHLTHTAHEQAVFAAVLLFRLIYFILPLLAAALLLAVYEVRQRRNMLREAGRWLSVLSHSISAYMVFAAGAILLTSALLPPGRHILHMLRELIPYQVVAVGHFITAVSGGALLFVSYGLERRQARAFRLAALFLGLGAAGSLLNGFSWITALMVGVVLLTVCLARRRFYRSSFFWEEPIPPFWLAGALGALGLAAAVAWALYHPSLNKAAQWGFDRPHMAAQTLYAFGGVAIGLVASWLWRVTLRQRKRRKDRRR from the coding sequence ATGAAAAAATACTTGCGCTACCTCGGACCCGTGCTGGTAACGGCTATTTTTCTGCTGGCCGTCTATTTGCTCTACCACAAGCTCAAAAGCTATAGCATGGCCGAAATCCGCGCCAGCATCAACCAGATCTCCACGGCGCGCATCGGGGCTTCGCTCCTGCTTATGGCGGTCAACTACATCATCCTGGTGGGCTATGACTGGCTGGCCCTCAAGGCCATCCACAAAACCCTGCCCTTGCCGCGGGTGGCCTTGGTCTCCTTTGTGGGCCAGGCCGTGAGCTACAATTTCGGCGCGTTGCTCGGCGGCACCAGCGTGCGCTTCCGGTTTTATTCGGCCTGGGGCTTTTCCCTGGCTGAAATCGTGCGCCTGGTGCTCATGCTGGCCGTCACCTTCTGGGTGGGGGTGCTGGGGCTGTGCGGCGTCATCTTCATGCTGGCCCCGCCCGTCATCCCCGGCGAACTGCTGGCCAAAATGCCCCTGCAGGACATCCGCATCCTGGGCGTGGGGCTCACCCTTATCGCCTGCTCCTATCTGGTGCTCTGCTGCGTGGTGCGCAAGCCCGTGCACATCTTCGGCAAGGAATTTGTCTTCCCCGCGCCGCGCATCGCCTTTGCTCAGGCCCTGGTGGCCTGGGTGGACATCATTGCCGCCGCCGCCTGCATGTATGTGCTGCTGCCAGGTCAGATGGGCATCAGTTTCCTGGATTTTCTGCCCAGCTACCTGCTGGCTCAGGTGGCCGTGGTGCTCACCCACATCCCCGGCGGGGTGGGGGTTTTTGAGCTGGTCATCCTGCACCTGACCCATACCGCGCACGAGCAGGCGGTCTTTGCGGCGGTGCTGCTCTTTCGCCTGATCTACTTTATCCTGCCGCTGCTGGCCGCAGCCCTGCTTCTGGCCGTGTACGAGGTGCGCCAGCGTCGCAACATGCTGCGCGAGGCCGGGCGCTGGCTTTCCGTGCTTTCGCACTCCATTTCGGCCTACATGGTGTTTGCGGCCGGGGCCATCCTGCTGACCTCCGCCCTGTTGCCGCCGGGCCGCCACATCCTGCATATGCTGCGGGAGCTCATCCCCTACCAGGTGGTGGCTGTGGGGCACTTTATCACCGCCGTGAGCGGCGGGGCCCTGCTGTTCGTCTCCTACGGCCTGGAGCGGCGGCAGGCCAGGGCCTTCCGGCTGGCGGCGCTTTTTCTTGGCCTGGGCGCGGCGGGCTCGCTGCTCAACGGTTTTTCCTGGATCACGGCCCTCATGGTGGGCGTGGTGCTGCTGACCGTATGTCTGGCCCGGCGACGCTTCTACCGTTCGTCTTTTTTCTGGGAGGAACCTATCCCCCCCTTCTGGCTGGCGGGCGCGCTGGGGGCGCTGGGCCTGGCCGCGGCCGTAGCCTGGGCGCTTTACCATCCTTCGCTGAACAAGGCCGCGCAGTGGGGCTTTGACCGGCCGCACATGGCGGCGCAGACGCTCTACGCCTTCGGCGGCGTGGCCATAGGCTTGGTGGCTTCCTGGCTGTGGCGGGTAACCTTGCGCCAGCGCAAGCGGCGCAAGGACCGCAGGCGCTGA
- the greA gene encoding transcription elongation factor GreA: MTSIPISVQGYKKLEEELARLKSERPIIIQAIKEAREEGDLRENAGYDAARERQGMAEARIKYIESRLALYQVIDLDKLRGDKVVFGATVDVEDVDSGEARTYTILGPDEADPAKGSISFLSPVGQALLGREEGDEVTVDIPRGRVTYEVTGIRFQGSAVLK; encoded by the coding sequence ATGACGAGTATCCCCATTTCCGTGCAAGGCTACAAAAAGCTGGAGGAAGAGCTGGCCCGCCTGAAAAGTGAGCGCCCGATCATCATCCAGGCCATCAAGGAAGCCCGCGAGGAGGGCGACCTGCGCGAAAACGCGGGTTACGACGCCGCCCGCGAGCGCCAGGGCATGGCCGAAGCGCGCATCAAGTATATTGAATCCCGCCTGGCCCTGTACCAGGTTATCGACCTGGACAAGCTCAGGGGCGACAAAGTCGTGTTCGGCGCTACCGTGGACGTGGAGGATGTGGACAGCGGCGAGGCCCGCACCTATACCATTCTCGGCCCTGACGAAGCGGACCCGGCCAAGGGCTCCATCTCTTTCCTCTCGCCCGTGGGTCAGGCCCTGCTGGGCCGCGAAGAAGGCGACGAGGTTACCGTGGATATCCCCCGCGGCCGCGTCACCTATGAAGTGACCGGCATCCGCTTTCAGGGCAGCGCGGTGCTGAAGTAA
- a CDS encoding AI-2E family transporter: MNPTLPRLLYILAALAWYLLLWHTPVTIFMAACLSCLTLPQYRHLCRKGRIWRQRLDRSRPVTRRQRLLLGLSRQAPLCGYIVMILTCLIAPIATLALLVTPQAAAGFSRLKELQANNFQLPPEWVSTLQDWRMSLSEYPRVERLVDDFLQKVDAFLGDAISTLLTRGVDVLGGTMTVLWTSFLFVTLTILFTVYAGHIRKISARIFRIPQAMLRRFTGTIHRALRAIMLGIVLVALAQGVLCGIGFSAAGVKQPAFWGMLATLVAPIPMVGTALIWLPLCLSLWFTGKTMAAVGLALWGSLAVAGVDNVLRPLFLRQGINAPFFVLIISILCGLASFGPVGLIAGPVLLAFAMQAVEEANRIYQHG; this comes from the coding sequence ATGAATCCGACGCTGCCGCGTCTGCTTTACATTCTGGCCGCCCTCGCCTGGTATCTGCTGCTCTGGCATACGCCCGTCACTATTTTTATGGCGGCCTGCCTCTCCTGCCTTACCCTGCCCCAATACCGCCACCTCTGCCGCAAAGGACGCATCTGGCGGCAACGGCTGGACCGCAGCCGCCCCGTCACCCGCCGCCAGCGCCTCTTGCTGGGCCTGAGCCGCCAGGCCCCCCTGTGCGGCTATATTGTCATGATTCTGACCTGCCTCATCGCGCCCATCGCCACTCTGGCCCTGCTGGTCACACCCCAGGCCGCCGCGGGCTTCAGCCGCCTTAAGGAGCTCCAGGCCAACAACTTCCAGCTGCCGCCGGAATGGGTGTCCACGCTGCAGGACTGGCGCATGAGCCTCTCGGAATACCCCCGGGTGGAGCGCCTTGTTGACGACTTTCTGCAAAAGGTGGACGCCTTTCTGGGCGACGCCATCAGCACCCTGCTCACCCGGGGGGTGGACGTGCTGGGCGGCACCATGACCGTGCTCTGGACGAGCTTTCTCTTCGTCACCCTCACCATTCTCTTCACGGTTTACGCCGGGCATATCCGCAAAATCAGCGCGCGCATCTTCCGCATTCCTCAGGCCATGCTGCGCCGCTTTACCGGCACCATCCACCGGGCCCTGCGCGCCATCATGCTGGGCATCGTTCTCGTGGCCCTGGCCCAGGGCGTGCTCTGCGGCATCGGCTTCAGCGCCGCGGGCGTCAAGCAGCCCGCCTTCTGGGGCATGCTGGCCACCCTGGTGGCCCCCATCCCCATGGTGGGCACGGCCCTGATCTGGCTGCCGCTCTGCCTTTCGCTCTGGTTCACGGGGAAAACCATGGCCGCCGTGGGCCTGGCCCTCTGGGGCTCCCTGGCCGTGGCGGGCGTGGACAACGTGCTGCGGCCCCTGTTTTTACGGCAGGGCATCAACGCGCCCTTTTTTGTGCTCATCATTTCCATCCTCTGCGGTCTGGCCAGTTTCGGTCCCGTGGGCCTCATCGCCGGCCCCGTGCTGCTGGCCTTTGCCATGCAGGCAGTGGAAGAAGCCAACCGCATCTACCAGCATGGCTAA
- a CDS encoding D-alanyl-D-alanine carboxypeptidase family protein: protein MANCESANDTRALPPAKVAPRRVPALLFLLLVLQLVLAPAARAALGGVRAAILINMNTGKVLFAKNADAPIPPASLTKVMTMYLTLDAVRGKKLRLQEKIRIRPDVARVGGSSMHLRTGERVAVSQLLTGMAVASGNDAATALALRVGGNQRQFVRAMNARARSLGLRRTAFKNPTGLPAAGQKTTARDMAALVRAYLRSHPSAQVFHSTRFFTHRGRTMRNTNALLGTVPGVNGLKTGWTVASGYNLIVTAQRGKTRLLAVVLGGSSRNLRDGAARRLVEAGFRAPGSPKAVKKALGRR, encoded by the coding sequence ATGGCTAACTGCGAATCCGCAAACGACACCCGCGCCCTGCCGCCCGCAAAGGTCGCCCCGCGCCGCGTTCCGGCCCTGCTTTTTCTGCTGCTTGTCCTCCAGCTTGTTCTGGCCCCGGCGGCGCGCGCAGCTCTGGGCGGGGTGCGCGCCGCCATCCTCATCAACATGAACACGGGCAAAGTGCTCTTCGCCAAAAATGCGGACGCCCCCATCCCACCGGCATCCCTCACCAAGGTCATGACCATGTACCTGACCCTGGACGCCGTGCGGGGCAAGAAACTGCGCCTGCAGGAAAAAATTCGCATCCGGCCCGATGTCGCCCGGGTGGGCGGTTCCTCCATGCATCTGCGCACGGGAGAAAGGGTCGCCGTGAGTCAACTGCTGACCGGCATGGCCGTGGCCTCCGGCAACGACGCCGCTACAGCCCTGGCCCTGCGCGTGGGGGGCAACCAGCGGCAGTTTGTCCGGGCCATGAACGCCAGGGCCCGCAGCCTGGGCCTGCGCCGCACGGCCTTTAAAAACCCCACCGGTTTGCCCGCCGCCGGGCAAAAAACCACCGCCCGCGACATGGCCGCCCTGGTCCGCGCCTATCTGCGCAGTCACCCCTCGGCCCAGGTTTTCCACAGCACCCGCTTCTTTACCCACCGGGGCCGCACCATGCGCAACACCAACGCCCTGCTGGGCACGGTGCCGGGCGTCAACGGCCTGAAAACCGGCTGGACGGTAGCCTCCGGCTACAACCTCATTGTCACCGCCCAGCGGGGCAAAACCCGCCTGCTGGCCGTGGTGCTGGGCGGCAGCAGCCGCAACCTCCGCGACGGCGCGGCCCGCAGGCTGGTGGAAGCCGGGTTCCGCGCGCCGGGCTCGCCCAAGGCAGTAAAAAAAGCCCTGGGCAGAAGATAA
- a CDS encoding ABC transporter ATP-binding protein: protein MSITLTNVSKYFGKVKAVSSLNLQIGDGECFSMLGPSGCGKTTTLRMVAGFEDLDEGEISVNDKLLSSGAKKYYLPPEKRDFGMVFQAFAVWPHMSVYENVAFPLRIKKTTAAEIDKRTTEALRHTNLLDVAKKSPAELSGGGKQRVALARALAINPSVMLLDEPLSSLDPHLREEMRFEIKELQKLYGFSIMYVTHDQSEAMALSDRILVMKNGVVQQIASPLEVYTKPANRFVFSFIGLSNFTDMEVTENAMALDGVAAPFPSGCVPEAAIVRAGKGTMASRPNEIEFADEGGVPGTVERRTFFGEIIDYQIRVGGQEVRVQKGRYDRGPQTGEVCRLHFLKPYWFPLDAAE, encoded by the coding sequence ATGTCCATTACACTGACCAACGTAAGCAAGTATTTTGGCAAGGTTAAGGCCGTTTCTTCGCTGAATCTCCAGATCGGCGACGGCGAATGCTTTTCCATGCTCGGGCCCTCTGGCTGCGGCAAAACCACAACCCTGCGCATGGTGGCCGGCTTTGAAGACCTGGATGAAGGGGAGATCAGCGTCAACGACAAGCTGCTTTCCTCCGGCGCCAAAAAATATTACCTGCCGCCGGAAAAGCGCGATTTCGGCATGGTGTTTCAGGCCTTTGCCGTCTGGCCGCACATGAGCGTGTACGAAAACGTGGCCTTTCCCCTGCGCATCAAAAAGACCACGGCGGCGGAAATAGACAAACGCACCACCGAGGCGCTGCGCCACACCAACCTGCTGGATGTGGCTAAAAAAAGCCCGGCGGAGCTTTCCGGCGGCGGCAAGCAGCGGGTGGCCCTGGCGCGCGCCCTGGCCATCAACCCCTCCGTGATGCTCCTGGACGAACCCCTCTCCAGCCTGGATCCGCACCTGCGGGAAGAAATGCGGTTTGAAATCAAAGAGCTGCAAAAACTTTACGGCTTTTCCATTATGTATGTAACGCACGATCAGTCCGAAGCCATGGCCCTTTCGGACCGCATCCTGGTGATGAAAAACGGGGTGGTGCAACAGATAGCCTCGCCGCTTGAGGTGTACACCAAACCCGCCAACAGGTTTGTGTTCAGCTTCATCGGGCTTTCCAATTTCACGGATATGGAAGTGACCGAGAACGCCATGGCGCTGGACGGCGTGGCCGCGCCGTTCCCCTCCGGCTGCGTGCCGGAGGCGGCCATCGTGCGCGCGGGCAAGGGCACCATGGCAAGCCGCCCCAATGAAATCGAGTTCGCGGATGAGGGCGGCGTGCCTGGCACTGTGGAGCGCCGCACCTTTTTTGGGGAGATCATCGACTATCAGATTCGTGTGGGCGGGCAGGAAGTGCGCGTGCAGAAAGGCCGCTACGACCGGGGCCCTCAGACCGGCGAGGTGTGCCGCCTGCACTTCCTGAAGCCGTACTGGTTTCCGCTGGACGCTGCGGAGTAG
- a CDS encoding ABC transporter permease, with translation MQAVKRQHSFGVAEVILFLSIAILVIVVVVPVALIFFNAFFVDGKFNAADVVKTLSEGETYQALLNSLFIASGVTLCATTVGTFFAWLVTRTDIPYKGFMKSMFLVPFMLPSFIGALAWKMLLSPRAGYINRLWRDLTGAEDALFNIFSYGGIIAIETMYLFPFVFIQVCGALERMDPTLEESARISGAGLFTITRKITLPLVMPSILSGALLIMLYSMAHFGTVAVLGIEVGIYNIPTLIYERIHQSAGSFDSIRTGTVLASVLVVTAACIIWLQRKILGSGKYQIIAGKSFRPMELKLRGLRTPLFVFCLLYIGVTIVLPTVTIFLVGGLKTYGVPITWENLSLENYKYVLFEWDQTQQAIKNSIGLGLAAATITMFAGVMISYVIVKMQVRGKGILEFLGMLPFSVPGSVIALGVILAWSGRFGINLYNTIWIILIAYIARYMAFSLKANSAALEQVHDSLVEAARACGATMWQALRDIVLPLVRPGMVAAFFLIFLPALRELTVSVMLYGTTSRTIGVAIYTLNEDGETVTSAALAGIALILIVTGQTIINHFAKTKQA, from the coding sequence ATGCAAGCGGTCAAACGACAACATTCTTTCGGCGTGGCGGAAGTTATTCTGTTTCTGTCCATTGCCATTCTTGTCATCGTGGTTGTGGTGCCGGTGGCCCTCATTTTTTTCAACGCCTTCTTTGTTGACGGCAAGTTCAATGCGGCGGACGTGGTCAAAACCCTCAGCGAGGGCGAAACGTATCAGGCCCTGCTGAACTCGCTGTTCATCGCCAGCGGCGTAACCCTGTGCGCCACTACTGTGGGCACCTTCTTCGCCTGGCTGGTGACGCGCACCGACATCCCCTACAAGGGGTTTATGAAAAGCATGTTCCTGGTGCCCTTTATGCTGCCTTCGTTCATCGGGGCATTGGCCTGGAAGATGCTGCTCTCTCCCCGCGCGGGCTACATCAACCGCTTGTGGCGCGACCTTACCGGCGCGGAAGATGCGCTGTTCAACATTTTTTCGTATGGCGGCATTATCGCCATCGAAACCATGTACCTTTTCCCCTTTGTTTTTATTCAGGTCTGCGGCGCGCTGGAGCGCATGGACCCCACGCTGGAGGAATCGGCCCGGATTTCCGGCGCGGGGCTCTTTACCATTACCCGCAAGATAACCCTGCCGCTGGTGATGCCCAGCATTCTTTCCGGTGCGCTGCTCATCATGCTGTACTCCATGGCCCACTTCGGCACGGTGGCCGTGTTGGGCATAGAGGTGGGCATCTACAACATCCCCACCCTGATCTACGAACGCATCCACCAGAGCGCGGGCAGCTTCGATTCCATCCGCACGGGCACCGTGCTGGCCTCGGTGCTGGTGGTGACGGCGGCCTGCATCATCTGGCTGCAGCGCAAAATTCTGGGGTCTGGCAAATACCAGATCATCGCGGGCAAAAGTTTCCGCCCCATGGAGCTGAAGCTGCGCGGCCTGCGCACCCCTTTGTTCGTCTTTTGTCTGCTCTACATCGGCGTAACCATCGTGCTGCCCACGGTGACCATCTTCCTGGTGGGCGGGCTGAAGACCTACGGCGTGCCCATCACCTGGGAGAATCTCTCGCTGGAGAACTACAAGTACGTGCTCTTTGAGTGGGATCAGACCCAGCAGGCCATCAAAAACAGCATCGGCCTCGGCCTGGCCGCCGCCACCATCACCATGTTCGCCGGGGTGATGATTTCTTACGTCATCGTCAAGATGCAGGTGCGCGGCAAGGGCATACTGGAATTTCTGGGCATGCTGCCGTTTTCCGTTCCCGGTTCCGTTATCGCCCTGGGCGTTATTCTGGCCTGGAGCGGCCGCTTCGGCATCAACCTGTACAATACCATCTGGATCATCCTTATCGCCTATATCGCGCGCTACATGGCCTTTTCGCTCAAGGCCAATTCCGCCGCGCTGGAGCAGGTGCACGATTCGCTGGTGGAGGCGGCCCGCGCTTGCGGGGCCACCATGTGGCAGGCCCTGCGCGATATTGTGCTGCCCCTGGTGCGGCCCGGCATGGTGGCGGCCTTTTTCCTCATCTTTTTGCCGGCCCTGCGCGAGCTGACGGTTTCCGTCATGCTCTACGGCACCACCAGCCGCACCATCGGCGTGGCCATCTACACCCTCAATGAGGACGGGGAAACAGTAACCTCGGCCGCCCTGGCAGGCATAGCGCTGATCCTTATCGTGACGGGGCAGACCATCATCAACCACTTTGCCAAAACCAAGCAGGCCTGA